From the genome of Venenivibrio stagnispumantis:
AACTAATTCGCATAACCCCTGTACTTCATTTTTTATTGGAATTTTTCCTTCTTCTATTTCTATATTAACATTGGAGCTGAAAGCCCATTCATTTAAAACAGCAGATAATCCACCTCTTGTTGGATCTCTCATTGCTTTTATTTTAATATCATTATTTATCACATATTCTACTAAATCCCATAAAGATGCACAATCAGATTCTAAATCAAGCTCCATTTCCATACCTTCTCTTTCTGCCATTATGCAAGCACCATGATCTCCTATTGTTCCGGATACAATAATAATATCACCTTCAGATAAATTGGAAGCAGATAAACCTTCATAAATAACTTTTCCAATACCGGCTGTATTTATAAAGATTTTATCTATACTACCTTTTGGTACAACCTTAGTGTCTCCTGTAACAATTAAGACCCCTGATTTTTTACTTTCTTCTGCCATTGATTTAACTATCTTTTCTAAATCATCGTAATCAAAACCTTCTTCAATAATGAAAGATACACTTAAATATAATGGTCTTGCTCCCATCACTGATAAATCATTTACTGTTCCGGCTATAGATAATTTTCCTATATTGCCTCCTTTAAAAAATATCGGTGAAACAGTAAATGAATCTGTCGTAAAAGCTATTTTTGAGTTTATATCCAAAATAGCAGAATCTTCCATTTTTTCTAATATCTCATTTGAAAAATATTTAAAAAATAAATCTTTGATTAATTTTTGAGTTTCTTCTCCACCACCGCCGTGAGATAATAAAATCTTCTTCAATTTTAAACCTCTTTTATACTGTATTTATAATAAGCAGCACAGGCTCCCTCAGAAGATACCATACATGCACCAACCGGATTTTCCGGCTTACATGCTGTGCCAAATATTTTACAATCATAAGGTTTTGCTTTACCTTTTAATATATCGCCACAAATACATAATTTATGGTCATCTATTGGTGTATCTGGAAGAATATCTTTGAAAATATTTTCTGCATCTAAATAACTATACTCTTTTTTCAATTTTAATGCTGAAAAAGGTATATCTCCAATGCCTCTCCATCTAAAACTTTCTCTCAATTCTAAATATTTATTAATCATTTCTTGTGCTTTTTTATTTCCTTCCCAATTAACAGCTCTTGAATACTGAATCTCTACCGTGCTTTTTCCTTTTTTAAACTGTTTTATTATCATCAATATACTTTCCATAATATCAACTGGTTCAAATCCGGCTACAACAACAGGTGTATTATATAAATTTACTATTTCTTTATAAATTTTTGCACCGGTGATTACAGACACATGGGATGGCCCTATAAATGCATCTATATTGCTATCTTTACTATCCATTATTGCTTTAATAGGTGGTGGAACCAAAACATGGTTAATATGGAAATAGATATTTTTAATATTTAAATTAATAACTCTTTCTATTAAAGCTGCTGTCATAGGTGTCGTGGTCTCAAATCCTATAGCAAAATATATTATATTTTTATCCGGATTTTTTAATGCTATATCTAATATATCAAATGGAGAGTATAAAACTTTTATATTTTTACCTTTTGCTCTCTCTTTTTGTAATGAACTTTTTGAACCGGGTACTCTTATCATATCCCCTAAAGTTGCAACAATATTTCTTTCATCTTGGGCTAATTCTATTGCATGGTCTATTCTCTCTTTTGGCATTATGCAGACAGGACATCCTGGACCATGTATAAAATTTATATTTTCATGTAATAGCTGTTTAATGCCGTATTTCATTATAGTATGGGTATGGCCACCGCAAACTTCCATAATATTTATATTTTCTACAGATTTTGCCTCCTCTTTTATTAATTTAGATAATGCTAATATTCTTTTACTGTCCCTGAAATCTTTGATAAAATCTACTTTATTCATTTTTAAATTCCTCTTCTTCTAACTTGCTTATAATCTCTTCATATACTTTAATACTTTCAAGGGCATCTTCTTCATTCAATTTTGTTATAGCATATCCTACATGAATAAGGACATAATCTCCAATAGATACTTCTTCTGGCATTAAATCAAGAGAAACTTTTCTTTTTACCCCCATTGTATCCACAATTGCAAAATTGTCTTCTAATATTTCTACTATTTTAGATGGTATTGATAAACACATATTTTCACCTCTCTGATGAACGATTATTCATTAATATAGAATAGATTAATTATTTTGTCAAGAGTTTTTTTCAATGAGTAGTACAAACAGAACATATATCAAAACTTCTTAAAACCATATGGGCTTTTATGTTAGAGTCTAAACCGATAATTGCTTTTTCCGCCGGTGAAGGATATTTTTCATCTCTTGATGTAAGATTCCATACGGTAGGTGTAATAATATTATATTCTTCTATGTTTCCATTTTTTATAACAACTTGATGAATAAGAGAACCTCTTGCAGCTTCAGTAATACCTGTGCCTTGACCGGAAAGTTTCTTAATATCCATCTGAGGTTTTATATAAGAACT
Proteins encoded in this window:
- the hypE gene encoding hydrogenase expression/formation protein HypE translates to MKKILLSHGGGGEETQKLIKDLFFKYFSNEILEKMEDSAILDINSKIAFTTDSFTVSPIFFKGGNIGKLSIAGTVNDLSVMGARPLYLSVSFIIEEGFDYDDLEKIVKSMAEESKKSGVLIVTGDTKVVPKGSIDKIFINTAGIGKVIYEGLSASNLSEGDIIIVSGTIGDHGACIMAEREGMEMELDLESDCASLWDLVEYVINNDIKIKAMRDPTRGGLSAVLNEWAFSSNVNIEIEEGKIPIKNEVQGLCELVGLESYNLANEGKIVFAVDKNDAESLLEILKKHPLGKEAEIIGKVIDGTDKKVILKTTHGTKRIMEPPSGELLPRIC
- the hypD gene encoding hydrogenase formation protein HypD encodes the protein MNKVDFIKDFRDSKRILALSKLIKEEAKSVENINIMEVCGGHTHTIMKYGIKQLLHENINFIHGPGCPVCIMPKERIDHAIELAQDERNIVATLGDMIRVPGSKSSLQKERAKGKNIKVLYSPFDILDIALKNPDKNIIYFAIGFETTTPMTAALIERVINLNIKNIYFHINHVLVPPPIKAIMDSKDSNIDAFIGPSHVSVITGAKIYKEIVNLYNTPVVVAGFEPVDIMESILMIIKQFKKGKSTVEIQYSRAVNWEGNKKAQEMINKYLELRESFRWRGIGDIPFSALKLKKEYSYLDAENIFKDILPDTPIDDHKLCICGDILKGKAKPYDCKIFGTACKPENPVGACMVSSEGACAAYYKYSIKEV
- a CDS encoding HypC/HybG/HupF family hydrogenase formation chaperone — protein: MCLSIPSKIVEILEDNFAIVDTMGVKRKVSLDLMPEEVSIGDYVLIHVGYAITKLNEEDALESIKVYEEIISKLEEEEFKNE